A region of Brevundimonas sp. NIBR10 DNA encodes the following proteins:
- a CDS encoding TorF family putative porin → MLRSIVLVTCLLTAGPSLAQTGTWTSKATVGVVSDYRYRGYSLSGNDSALQGGLTFTHSSGFYADAYVSTIEEYGIGDDGDGAEVEITGSLGWNGSVSGYDIDASVAVYRYPDGDDVNYYELPVQVSRTFDALTGTLGFAYAPDQEALGDDDNRYGWASLSYAPHRWPVGLNARLGYEDGAFATGGKTDWEVGVSRDVGPASLGLAWTDSDLTPGAVIASLFIGF, encoded by the coding sequence ATGCTGAGATCGATTGTCCTCGTCACTTGCTTGCTGACCGCCGGGCCGAGCCTCGCCCAAACCGGGACATGGACGTCCAAGGCGACGGTCGGGGTCGTGAGCGACTATCGCTACCGGGGCTACTCCCTGTCAGGCAACGATTCTGCTCTGCAGGGCGGCCTCACCTTCACCCATAGCTCTGGCTTCTACGCAGACGCCTATGTTTCTACGATCGAGGAATACGGCATCGGAGACGATGGGGACGGGGCCGAGGTGGAAATCACTGGCTCCTTGGGATGGAACGGATCCGTCTCAGGCTACGACATCGATGCCTCGGTGGCAGTCTACCGGTACCCGGACGGTGATGACGTCAACTACTACGAGCTTCCGGTTCAGGTGAGCCGCACATTCGATGCCCTGACGGGCACACTGGGTTTCGCTTATGCGCCGGATCAGGAGGCTCTCGGCGATGATGACAATCGATATGGTTGGGCGAGCCTGAGTTACGCTCCACACAGATGGCCGGTCGGGCTCAACGCTCGGCTCGGATATGAAGACGGCGCATTCGCGACAGGTGGGAAGACCGACTGGGAGGTGGGTGTCAGCCGAGACGTGGGACCAGCCTCACTAGGACTTGCTTGGACGGATAGCGATCTCACCCCAGGCGCGGTGATCGCCTCCCTTTTCATCGGATTCTAA
- a CDS encoding ATP-binding protein has protein sequence MSEASALTRAHLLRLILVGLLAVATVLLAVGGMIAYSAHVLDRMNLETQTALTERRVERRLEGLREDVISATVWNEAYTQTLAGDADWMQINYGDYFADYMNHEVSLAYDGAGRVTYASRDSEAVDPRTEAALTRAVQPLVDAVRTSAPAPSRSGLRSAYGLDTVVTRQATVMVGAEPYFVSVSTVVPEDAAHAVANRPDPIVVSGLSARTFVATLDADLMLDHPRLIGPEAPQSEAWVVLKDSAGRSLGAIEWTPDHPSASLLSRAIPALIVLVLLLLVALGVGGLRVYRLIRDLAYNEEALDRTLGEAKAANAAKSQFLANMSHELRTPLNGVIAMTELLYAHQIDERGREMARTIVASGQTLEHVVNDILDVAKIEAGQLQFEIAPFDLAEVLRSAAALHGASAAAKGVSLGLTIHPDAEGVYAGDKTRVSQVVTNLVGNAVKFTESGCVQLTARRHNGGKLCISVSDTGIGFDRATAARLFQRFEQADVSVSRQYGGTGLGLSICASLSQMMGGSVTVRSVPGKGSTFFAHLPLRRLTDVAATPADLAPAAHSMPSQVSLRVLYADDHAINRQVVAMILEPLGVDLTLAETGVEALDLFKAAPFDLILMDVQMPQMDGLTATRALRTHEAAAGLPRTPVISLTANAMADDIRRSLDAGSDMHLAKPIRPAALIEAMESLLDASAPAPSTAVAA, from the coding sequence ATGTCGGAAGCTTCAGCACTCACACGCGCGCATCTGCTGCGGCTCATACTGGTCGGGCTGCTTGCCGTCGCTACCGTGCTGCTCGCCGTCGGCGGCATGATCGCGTATTCCGCCCACGTTCTCGACAGGATGAACCTTGAGACCCAGACGGCGCTGACCGAGCGCCGCGTCGAACGCCGCCTGGAAGGGCTTCGCGAGGACGTCATCTCTGCGACCGTGTGGAACGAGGCTTACACGCAGACGCTTGCCGGCGACGCCGACTGGATGCAGATCAACTACGGCGACTATTTCGCGGACTACATGAACCACGAGGTGTCCCTGGCCTACGATGGAGCCGGCCGGGTCACCTACGCCTCCCGCGACAGCGAGGCGGTTGATCCACGGACCGAGGCCGCGCTCACAAGAGCCGTCCAGCCCCTCGTCGACGCCGTTCGGACCTCTGCTCCGGCACCAAGCCGTTCCGGACTACGTTCGGCCTATGGACTGGATACTGTAGTCACGCGGCAAGCCACGGTGATGGTGGGAGCAGAGCCCTATTTCGTCAGTGTCTCGACGGTCGTCCCGGAAGACGCAGCGCACGCTGTTGCGAACAGGCCTGACCCAATCGTGGTCAGCGGGCTCTCTGCCCGGACGTTCGTCGCGACCCTGGACGCCGACCTGATGCTAGATCATCCGCGGCTGATCGGACCGGAGGCACCGCAAAGCGAAGCGTGGGTGGTCCTGAAGGACAGCGCAGGCCGCAGTCTCGGCGCCATCGAATGGACCCCTGATCATCCCAGCGCGTCTTTACTGTCTCGCGCGATTCCCGCCCTTATCGTACTGGTCCTGCTCCTGCTGGTTGCCCTTGGGGTCGGAGGACTACGAGTTTACCGCCTGATCCGCGACCTCGCCTATAATGAAGAAGCTCTCGACCGAACTCTCGGCGAAGCCAAAGCCGCCAACGCCGCCAAGTCGCAGTTCCTCGCCAATATGAGCCATGAGCTGCGAACGCCTTTGAACGGCGTCATCGCCATGACCGAATTGCTCTACGCGCATCAGATCGACGAACGGGGTCGCGAGATGGCGCGCACCATCGTGGCGTCCGGTCAAACGCTCGAACATGTGGTGAACGACATACTGGACGTCGCCAAGATCGAGGCCGGCCAACTTCAGTTCGAGATCGCCCCCTTTGACTTGGCTGAAGTGCTGCGATCGGCAGCAGCCCTGCATGGTGCCTCCGCTGCGGCCAAGGGCGTTTCACTGGGCTTGACGATTCACCCGGACGCGGAGGGTGTCTACGCCGGCGACAAGACCCGCGTGTCACAGGTTGTGACGAACCTCGTTGGGAATGCCGTCAAGTTCACGGAAAGCGGCTGCGTGCAACTGACGGCGCGCCGCCATAACGGCGGAAAGCTCTGCATCAGCGTCAGTGACACCGGCATCGGCTTTGACCGTGCGACGGCGGCACGGCTGTTCCAGCGCTTCGAACAGGCCGATGTCTCGGTCAGCCGCCAATACGGCGGAACCGGGCTGGGATTATCGATTTGCGCTTCACTATCCCAGATGATGGGCGGCTCGGTCACGGTTAGATCCGTTCCCGGGAAAGGGTCCACTTTCTTCGCCCACCTTCCGCTTCGCCGGCTGACGGACGTCGCCGCCACCCCGGCCGACCTCGCTCCAGCAGCTCACAGCATGCCGAGCCAGGTCAGCCTGCGGGTTCTGTATGCCGACGATCACGCGATTAATCGGCAGGTCGTCGCGATGATCCTGGAGCCGCTCGGCGTGGACCTGACCCTCGCCGAAACCGGCGTGGAGGCCCTCGACCTCTTCAAGGCCGCACCGTTTGATCTGATCTTGATGGATGTCCAGATGCCGCAGATGGATGGCTTGACGGCCACCCGCGCCCTGCGCACGCATGAGGCGGCCGCGGGTTTGCCTCGCACGCCGGTCATCTCGCTCACGGCGAACGCTATGGCGGACGACATTCGCCGAAGCTTGGACGCGGGCTCCGACATGCATCTCGCCAAGCCTATCCGTCCCGCCGCGTTGATTGAGGCCATGGAGAGCCTCCTCGACGCGAGCGCCCCCGCCCCTTCCACTGCTGTCGCAGCCTGA
- a CDS encoding DUF892 family protein: MSTPEDLKDLYTDELKDLWSANDQMQRVLKKIAPKASDPSLKDMLSKSVEGISKHTELLKELLAGQDEKVSKEHCKGMEGLVAEATKHVLEEGPEKGPVLDAMIIAQYQRMSHYGIAGFGTAAAFAAGSGLKADDKKLKAATKDIYESDEYMTKLAELTVNLQAKDA, translated from the coding sequence ATGTCCACGCCAGAAGATCTGAAAGACCTTTACACCGACGAGCTGAAGGACCTGTGGTCTGCCAACGACCAGATGCAGCGCGTTCTGAAGAAGATCGCCCCGAAAGCCTCTGATCCGTCGCTCAAGGACATGCTTAGCAAGTCGGTCGAGGGCATCTCAAAGCATACCGAGCTGCTGAAGGAGCTGCTCGCCGGGCAGGACGAGAAAGTCTCCAAGGAACATTGCAAAGGCATGGAAGGCCTCGTCGCCGAAGCCACCAAGCATGTCCTCGAAGAAGGGCCTGAAAAGGGCCCTGTGTTGGACGCCATGATCATCGCGCAATACCAGCGGATGTCCCACTACGGCATCGCGGGTTTCGGGACCGCAGCGGCTTTCGCGGCGGGCTCGGGCCTCAAGGCCGACGACAAAAAGCTGAAGGCCGCGACCAAGGATATCTACGAAAGCGATGAGTACATGACCAAGCTCGCGGAGCTGACGGTCAACCTACAGGCCAAGGACGCTTAA
- a CDS encoding mechanosensitive ion channel, which produces MQTPNYEFIGWDALLYEWAPKVIGAVLILIAAWFIGKAVKWALAKGINRIPGASKATTSENPKHSIGASLGDVAFWLILLFGVVAALGVLNLGQVVTPLNSLLTQVASFVPSVLGAVLIFFIGFVVATLAKRVVEAALQAANADRWLEKAGLTKATGSTGVSTAIGTLVFVLIIIPITIAALEQLGIESLTVPAVAVLSTVLAAIPNVLAAAIVLAVGWFIGRWVAQLIERILPATGFDRSISSLTALTATTQASAAPKPSTAPYAGDVTPATARVLGGEVPRPMTPSSIVGKIAMAAIVAFTAVEAAKLLQFGTIAVTLQEILSLAGHVIVGGIIITAGVLIGGVLANLINKGTGGTDGFASTLVRWATIALATAMGLRFMGIADDIVLLAFGLILGAAAVAAALAFGLGGRDAAGKVAQTWADKVTKTPTQ; this is translated from the coding sequence ATGCAAACACCAAACTATGAGTTCATCGGCTGGGATGCGCTACTCTATGAGTGGGCGCCCAAGGTGATCGGCGCCGTGCTGATCCTCATCGCGGCTTGGTTCATCGGCAAGGCCGTGAAATGGGCACTGGCCAAGGGGATCAACCGCATCCCTGGCGCTTCGAAGGCCACAACCAGTGAAAATCCTAAGCACTCGATCGGAGCGAGCCTCGGTGATGTCGCCTTCTGGCTGATCTTGCTTTTCGGCGTTGTCGCCGCTCTCGGCGTTCTGAACCTTGGCCAGGTCGTTACTCCTCTGAACTCTCTGCTCACGCAGGTCGCGTCATTCGTGCCGAGCGTCCTTGGCGCAGTCCTGATCTTCTTCATCGGGTTCGTGGTCGCCACCCTTGCCAAGCGTGTCGTTGAGGCCGCGCTGCAGGCCGCCAATGCGGATCGCTGGCTTGAGAAAGCTGGTCTAACCAAGGCGACGGGCTCGACTGGCGTCAGCACCGCTATCGGCACCCTAGTATTCGTCCTGATCATCATCCCCATCACGATCGCGGCGCTGGAGCAACTGGGCATTGAGTCATTGACGGTCCCAGCGGTTGCCGTCCTGTCGACCGTACTGGCTGCGATCCCGAACGTTCTCGCCGCCGCCATCGTTTTGGCGGTGGGTTGGTTTATCGGTCGTTGGGTCGCCCAGCTGATTGAACGCATCTTGCCAGCGACTGGGTTCGATCGCAGCATCTCCAGCCTGACGGCGCTGACCGCCACGACGCAGGCGTCGGCCGCGCCGAAACCGTCCACTGCGCCTTATGCCGGCGACGTAACACCGGCCACGGCGCGCGTGCTTGGGGGCGAGGTGCCTAGGCCAATGACGCCGTCCAGCATCGTGGGCAAGATCGCCATGGCGGCGATCGTCGCCTTCACTGCGGTCGAGGCTGCCAAGCTGCTGCAGTTTGGCACGATCGCGGTGACCTTGCAGGAGATCCTGTCGCTGGCAGGCCACGTCATTGTCGGTGGGATAATCATCACCGCCGGCGTCCTGATCGGCGGCGTCCTCGCCAACCTTATCAACAAGGGGACCGGCGGCACCGACGGCTTCGCTTCGACACTGGTGAGATGGGCTACGATCGCCTTGGCGACGGCCATGGGCCTGCGCTTCATGGGTATCGCCGATGATATTGTCCTGCTGGCCTTTGGTCTGATCCTGGGTGCCGCAGCGGTGGCCGCCGCTCTGGCCTTTGGACTGGGCGGACGCGACGCCGCGGGCAAGGTGGCTCAGACTTGGGCCGACAAGGTCACCAAGACCCCGACTCAGTGA
- a CDS encoding DUF3597 family protein, which produces MSFFGKICDKITGQKAHPTTPQAQAPTSTPVSAHPVPVAPATPFTPQPVHVDQVLSQMAEMKGGGGNWRTSIVDYSICST; this is translated from the coding sequence ATGAGCTTTTTCGGCAAAATCTGCGACAAGATCACCGGCCAAAAGGCGCATCCAACGACGCCTCAGGCCCAAGCGCCTACGAGCACGCCGGTCTCAGCACACCCCGTTCCTGTAGCGCCCGCCACTCCCTTCACGCCTCAACCGGTCCATGTTGACCAAGTCCTGTCCCAGATGGCCGAGATGAAGGGTGGCGGCGGAAACTGGCGGACATCGATCGTCGATTACTCAATCTGCTCGACCTAA
- a CDS encoding DUF3597 family protein, with protein MAAETGGHRSSITQSARPNSSLDARKELAEELGVNAGAHGSAEQDIALSKAVWRKLAENSGQFPASLRD; from the coding sequence GTGGCGGCGGAAACTGGCGGACATCGATCGTCGATTACTCAATCTGCTCGACCTAACTCCAGCCTCGACGCCCGCAAAGAGCTCGCCGAGGAGTTGGGCGTAAACGCTGGCGCTCATGGCTCGGCGGAACAGGACATCGCCCTGTCGAAAGCGGTCTGGCGGAAACTTGCAGAGAACAGCGGCCAGTTCCCCGCCAGCCTGCGCGACTAG
- a CDS encoding DUF6766 family protein yields MSRVLRDNGLTLVLGLLFLASLLDQAFTGLVSENADRAQHGGLALQMIACPS; encoded by the coding sequence ATGAGCCGCGTCTTGCGAGACAACGGCTTGACCCTGGTGCTGGGTCTGCTGTTCCTGGCCAGCCTCTTGGATCAAGCGTTCACAGGCCTCGTCAGCGAGAACGCCGACCGAGCCCAGCACGGCGGGTTGGCCCTGCAAATGATCGCCTGTCCTAGCTGA
- a CDS encoding helix-turn-helix transcriptional regulator, whose translation MSTEKQAGRKMIPPEAGQSARASTGKVVHPVDRHVGGRVRLRRMELGQTQTDLARALGVSFQQIQKYETANDRISASKLWSISEALEVDIGYFFEGMAKGPIL comes from the coding sequence ATGTCAACAGAAAAGCAAGCCGGCCGCAAAATGATCCCGCCGGAAGCAGGGCAATCTGCTCGAGCCTCGACGGGTAAAGTCGTGCACCCTGTTGACCGTCATGTCGGGGGTCGAGTGCGTCTTCGGCGGATGGAACTCGGCCAAACCCAAACGGATTTGGCTCGCGCACTTGGCGTGTCTTTTCAGCAAATACAGAAGTACGAGACGGCAAATGATCGCATCTCGGCGTCTAAGCTATGGAGTATTTCAGAGGCACTAGAGGTCGATATTGGATACTTCTTTGAGGGCATGGCCAAGGGGCCAATCCTGTGA
- a CDS encoding M10 family metallopeptidase C-terminal domain-containing protein, translated as MPTVTSGANTGGGPTNTNITYEVRVTRLDDGNGTAQLQFLRNGVVVATQNNGGWDDAIPWAAGSYVIRQDGTRFTGPSGDPAPKFNFVQDPTDRLGVQLHLGNMARPSQAVTGCIGANETFLKAISNTLAADNNATADIAMNVTGGTQFTIGARVNDTSIGEGETAEITITLNGLTRGVSKDIWVRLDVGDGTAIYGADYKIVPKTMGIGGLEVSSPGKNTTTGHWEAGLYVKIPAGQTSVTYSIVATRDALTEQSENINVSVTDYFAVRTNANGTERERYSDTQVDPGGVLLRSPINLNVAIEPEDRLVRDSRSGSFETFTRTYHVAVGDQIQYSFEAYTILDSLTISGVSPPISTGMISGYRTATMTATSDTIVVTVVGGSSGTAWDFIIADLSNGGSLSGGSINQPSAPVVESPDDDGSDADGDPDDAIDALLASFQDASVDPAARATIATHTSANVTLAAGGQATVATALLQAGHEYLVRLVGSEQNGAGWIGDGWVRILDAGQSTPSAEFHGAAFGSQPYGFIRATTDGVSNIVVGSDRNEAGQARVEIFDVTGMTTSVLHFGQRSLTAMEGDETGQGSLTVYRIGNTSRAETFTLTVTPQNGSNVTGADFASGGLTRTITFAAGQTSATVDFTSLADGVNEGVEVAVISLAAGTLSADSDANMQLLGLNRTTVFSLHDPDTFVRTSFPSLSATAVSAVELDGQIVFELVLSEAPTQAVTVTYATLGGTAGLDDFTDTVGSVTFAVGQTRARVTIPLNIDTVAETAETLTLKLFSPEGVYLGSGLAVLNIAGSITDVAQTLGTANADTLNGTANRDWLSGGDGDDVLNGLGSRDLLSGGNGRDTLHGGDGDDILYGEQSLATGSGTQFPNAVRLTGFNTQADPNIESATTFPHVTVNITGDNSIRVFSVSAQANDRLILDVDGGSFDTYIRVYNAAGTQVFANDDSSTANGAGGSTAGTDSYLNVILATAGAYYIELARYSRNPIATGATATLHVSLTSGLNQPTTPTTTGTEDQLFGDAGDDVLIGGSGADTLTGGAGADTFRFLTASDSGPTAQDVITDFQIGVDRIDLTPMDPTSVSVGRVAGGGSVVFAESASGAFQLFVQGANLNVTDFNFGRAFGVYMIGSASADIILGGARPDPLVGNGGDDIIVGGAGADAIAGGAGRDIYRYLARSDSNQTTGFDNLYDFSSGEDRIDLAPMAPTSVSILRTDNGSSFIYAETAQGVFLTTAANRTVQATDIDYGGSFGIYMVGSGVADLLIGTSLADPIAGGGGNDYIIGGGGADAMFGDGGLDTFVYTSASDSTAAASDGIFGFISGQDRIDLTQVRTGASDTFGIAYLSGGSYLFVDLGGNGTSDLVIGLAGTTLVASDIIWGTSAIGNAPEVKHERPEVLPLEDEGEFTDFGEVPGLAGHSGRFMLDLEGARGFHGQDWYL; from the coding sequence ATGCCTACCGTGACATCCGGTGCCAATACGGGCGGTGGACCGACCAACACGAACATCACCTATGAGGTTCGTGTCACCAGGCTCGACGACGGAAACGGCACTGCGCAACTCCAATTCCTACGAAATGGCGTAGTCGTGGCGACCCAGAACAATGGCGGCTGGGACGACGCCATTCCCTGGGCTGCCGGCAGCTATGTCATCCGCCAGGATGGCACAAGATTCACCGGCCCAAGCGGCGACCCGGCACCCAAATTCAACTTCGTACAAGACCCCACGGATCGCCTCGGCGTTCAGCTTCACCTGGGCAACATGGCGCGACCGTCGCAGGCCGTCACCGGTTGCATTGGAGCGAACGAGACCTTCCTGAAGGCGATCTCCAACACCTTGGCGGCAGACAACAACGCGACCGCCGATATCGCGATGAACGTCACCGGCGGCACCCAATTCACCATCGGCGCGCGAGTGAACGACACCTCAATCGGAGAGGGCGAGACAGCAGAGATCACTATCACCCTGAACGGCCTAACGCGAGGCGTCTCCAAGGACATTTGGGTCCGGCTGGACGTGGGCGATGGCACCGCGATCTATGGCGCCGACTACAAGATCGTTCCAAAGACCATGGGGATCGGGGGCCTTGAGGTCAGTTCACCGGGGAAGAACACCACGACAGGCCATTGGGAGGCTGGACTCTATGTGAAAATCCCGGCTGGGCAGACCTCGGTCACCTATTCGATCGTCGCCACTCGGGATGCCCTGACCGAGCAGTCCGAGAACATCAACGTCAGCGTCACCGACTATTTCGCGGTTCGCACCAATGCGAATGGGACCGAAAGAGAGCGATACTCCGATACCCAGGTCGATCCGGGCGGCGTCCTCCTGCGCAGCCCGATAAACTTGAACGTCGCCATCGAACCCGAAGACCGTCTGGTCCGCGATTCCCGCAGCGGCAGTTTCGAGACCTTCACCCGCACCTATCACGTGGCGGTCGGCGACCAGATCCAATACAGTTTCGAGGCCTATACGATCCTCGACAGCCTGACGATCTCGGGGGTGTCACCACCGATCAGCACGGGGATGATCAGCGGCTATCGGACCGCGACGATGACCGCGACGTCGGACACCATCGTCGTCACCGTCGTGGGGGGATCCAGTGGCACGGCTTGGGACTTCATCATCGCCGACCTCAGCAACGGCGGCTCGCTGAGCGGCGGATCGATCAACCAGCCCTCGGCGCCTGTTGTGGAGAGTCCTGACGACGACGGCAGCGATGCAGACGGGGACCCGGATGACGCGATCGACGCCCTGTTGGCCTCCTTCCAGGACGCCTCCGTCGATCCTGCCGCTCGCGCGACCATCGCGACGCACACCTCGGCGAATGTCACCCTGGCGGCAGGCGGCCAGGCCACGGTAGCCACCGCCCTGCTCCAGGCGGGGCATGAATACCTTGTGCGCCTGGTCGGCTCCGAGCAAAACGGAGCGGGCTGGATCGGAGACGGCTGGGTCCGGATACTTGACGCCGGGCAATCCACGCCCAGCGCCGAATTCCACGGGGCGGCCTTTGGATCTCAGCCCTACGGCTTCATCCGGGCGACCACTGACGGTGTGAGCAATATCGTCGTCGGTTCCGATCGCAACGAGGCCGGTCAGGCCCGTGTCGAGATCTTCGACGTCACAGGCATGACGACCTCGGTCCTGCATTTCGGACAGCGTTCCCTGACTGCGATGGAAGGTGACGAGACCGGACAGGGCAGCCTGACCGTCTATCGGATAGGCAACACTTCTCGCGCGGAAACCTTCACCCTGACCGTGACGCCCCAGAACGGGTCGAACGTGACAGGTGCGGACTTCGCTTCCGGTGGACTGACACGGACGATCACTTTTGCCGCCGGCCAGACGTCGGCCACCGTCGACTTTACCTCCCTTGCCGACGGGGTGAACGAAGGCGTCGAGGTCGCGGTGATCAGCTTGGCGGCCGGAACGCTCAGTGCTGACAGCGACGCTAACATGCAGCTGCTGGGTCTCAATCGCACGACTGTTTTTTCTCTGCACGACCCGGACACCTTTGTACGCACCAGTTTCCCCAGTCTGAGCGCCACGGCGGTCAGCGCCGTCGAACTGGACGGACAGATCGTGTTTGAACTTGTCCTCAGCGAGGCCCCGACCCAGGCCGTGACAGTCACCTACGCCACCTTGGGCGGCACGGCCGGTCTTGACGATTTCACCGATACGGTCGGATCGGTGACCTTCGCGGTGGGCCAGACTCGGGCGCGCGTGACGATCCCGCTGAACATCGACACTGTGGCCGAGACCGCTGAGACCCTGACGCTCAAGCTATTCTCGCCCGAAGGTGTCTACCTCGGCTCGGGCTTGGCGGTGCTGAACATCGCCGGCTCGATCACCGACGTCGCCCAGACCCTGGGTACGGCCAACGCCGACACCCTGAACGGAACAGCCAATCGCGACTGGCTGTCGGGCGGCGACGGCGACGACGTCCTGAACGGTCTGGGATCTCGCGATCTGCTGAGCGGCGGCAACGGGCGAGACACCCTTCACGGCGGCGACGGAGACGACATCCTCTATGGCGAACAGTCCCTCGCAACCGGCAGCGGAACCCAGTTTCCGAATGCCGTGCGGCTGACGGGTTTCAACACCCAGGCCGACCCGAACATCGAGAGCGCCACGACTTTCCCCCACGTGACCGTGAACATCACCGGCGACAACTCGATACGGGTCTTCTCGGTCAGCGCTCAGGCCAATGACCGACTGATCCTGGACGTCGACGGCGGGAGCTTCGACACCTACATCAGGGTCTATAACGCCGCCGGAACCCAAGTCTTCGCCAACGACGACTCGTCAACTGCGAACGGTGCCGGAGGAAGCACGGCCGGGACGGATTCCTATCTCAACGTCATCCTGGCCACCGCAGGGGCCTACTACATCGAGCTGGCGCGCTACAGCCGGAACCCGATCGCCACAGGCGCAACCGCCACCCTGCACGTCTCTCTGACCAGCGGTCTGAACCAACCGACCACGCCCACCACGACCGGAACCGAGGACCAGCTGTTCGGCGACGCGGGAGATGACGTGCTGATCGGCGGGTCGGGTGCCGACACGTTGACGGGCGGCGCAGGAGCCGACACCTTCCGCTTTCTCACGGCCTCGGACTCCGGTCCGACGGCTCAGGACGTGATCACCGACTTCCAGATCGGCGTCGATCGCATCGACCTGACCCCCATGGACCCGACCAGCGTGAGTGTCGGCCGGGTAGCGGGCGGCGGAAGCGTGGTCTTCGCAGAATCGGCGTCCGGCGCGTTTCAGCTGTTCGTCCAAGGCGCAAACCTGAATGTTACGGATTTCAACTTCGGTCGCGCCTTCGGCGTCTACATGATCGGATCCGCCTCCGCCGATATCATTCTGGGCGGCGCGCGGCCTGATCCCCTCGTCGGCAATGGAGGGGACGACATCATCGTCGGCGGCGCCGGCGCGGATGCGATCGCCGGTGGGGCGGGCCGGGACATCTATCGCTATCTGGCACGCTCGGACTCCAACCAGACTACAGGGTTCGACAACCTGTATGACTTCTCGTCCGGCGAGGATCGGATCGACCTCGCGCCCATGGCCCCGACCTCGGTCAGCATACTGCGAACGGACAACGGCTCGAGCTTCATCTACGCCGAGACGGCGCAGGGTGTGTTCCTCACCACGGCAGCGAACCGGACGGTGCAGGCGACGGACATCGACTACGGCGGCAGCTTCGGCATCTACATGGTCGGCTCGGGCGTCGCGGACCTGCTGATCGGGACTTCGCTGGCGGACCCGATCGCCGGGGGAGGCGGCAACGACTACATCATCGGCGGTGGCGGAGCGGACGCGATGTTCGGTGACGGTGGGCTGGACACTTTCGTCTATACCTCGGCGTCGGACTCAACCGCTGCGGCGTCCGACGGCATCTTCGGCTTCATCTCGGGCCAGGACCGGATAGACCTGACCCAGGTGCGCACCGGCGCGAGCGACACCTTTGGCATCGCCTACCTCAGCGGCGGGTCTTACCTATTCGTGGACTTGGGTGGGAATGGGACTTCGGATTTAGTAATCGGTCTGGCCGGCACGACGCTGGTGGCTTCCGACATAATCTGGGGAACAAGCGCAATCGGAAACGCGCCGGAGGTCAAGCACGAGCGGCCGGAGGTGCTGCCATTAGAGGACGAGGGAGAGTTCACCGACTTTGGCGAAGTACCCGGACTGGCCGGCCATAGTGGGCGGTTCATGCTAGACTTAGAAGGGGCCCGCGGGTTCCACGGCCAGGATTGGTACCTCTAG
- a CDS encoding response regulator: MARILIVDDDELLRALLTYRLSADGHDVLALEDGSRVLSVIEECRPDLIVLDAMMPVMDGFEILRRLKTGASPDSTPVIMLTALKREADIVGALELGAADYLAKPFIPDELSQRIRRVLAASPHSETLDARARRPG; the protein is encoded by the coding sequence ATGGCGCGTATTCTGATTGTCGACGATGACGAGCTCCTCAGGGCTCTGCTTACATATCGTCTATCCGCCGACGGTCATGACGTGCTGGCCTTGGAAGATGGCTCGCGTGTGCTTTCCGTCATTGAAGAATGCCGCCCGGACCTGATCGTGCTTGATGCGATGATGCCGGTAATGGACGGCTTCGAGATCCTGCGCCGCCTGAAGACCGGGGCCAGTCCGGACTCCACGCCCGTGATCATGCTGACAGCGCTCAAGCGGGAGGCCGATATTGTCGGGGCCCTTGAGCTCGGCGCGGCCGATTATCTGGCCAAGCCCTTCATTCCCGACGAACTAAGCCAACGGATACGACGCGTTCTGGCTGCCAGTCCCCACAGCGAGACCTTAGATGCCCGTGCACGCCGTCCCGGTTGA